One Microtus pennsylvanicus isolate mMicPen1 chromosome 3, mMicPen1.hap1, whole genome shotgun sequence DNA window includes the following coding sequences:
- the St3gal4 gene encoding CMP-N-acetylneuraminate-beta-galactosamide-alpha-2,3-sialyltransferase 4 isoform X1 — translation MCSVARGSRDDTSPQEPCYLLRNMTSKSRWKFLAMLALVLVVVMVWYSISREDKYFELFYFPISEKKEPCFQGEAERQASKIFGNRSREQPIFLQLKDYFWVKTPSAYELPFGTKGSEDLLLRVLAITSYAIPDSIQSLECRRCVVVGNGHRLRNSSLGSVINKYDVVIRLNNAPVAGYEGDVGSKTTIRLFYPESAHFDPKIENNPDTLLVLVAFKAMDFHWIETILSDKKRVRKGFWKQPPLIWDVNPKQVRILNPFFMEIAADKLLSLPIQQQARKVKQKPTTGLLAITLALHLCDLVHIAGFGYPDAYNKKQTIHYYEQITLKSMAGSGHNVSQEALAIKRMLEMGAVKNLTYF, via the exons ATGTGTTCA GTGGCCCGAGGCAGCCGGGATGACACTTCTCCTCAGGAACCCTGCTATCTGCTGAGAAACATGACCAGCAAGTCCC GCTGGAAGTTTCTGGCCATGCTGGCTCTGGTCcttgtcgtggtcatggtgtgGTACTCCATCTCCCGAGAAGATAAGTACTTTGAACT cttTTATTTCCccatctcagagaagaaagagccGTGCTTCCAGggtgaggcagagaggcaggcctCTAAGATTTTTGGCAA CCGTTCTAGGGAACAGCCCATCTTCCTGCAGCTGAAGGATTATTTCTGGGTAAAGACACCATCTGCCTATGAATTGCCCTTTGGTACCAAAGGGAGTG AAGACCTTCTTCTCCGGGTGTTGGCCATTACTAGCTATGCCATACCTGACAGCATACAGAG CCTTGAGTGTCGTCGCTGTGTTGTGGTGGGAAATGGGCACCGATTGCGGAACAGCTCACTGGGAAGTGTCATCAACAAGTATGATGTGGTAATCAG ATTGAACAATGCTCCTGTGGCTGGTTACGAGGGAGATGTGGGCTCCAAGACCACCATACGTCTCTTCTACCCTGAGTCGGCCCACTTTGaccccaaaatagaaaacaacccAGACACGCTCTTGGTCCTGGTAGCTTTCAAGGCAATGGACTTCCACTGGATTGAGACCATCTTGAGTGATAAGAAGCGG GTACGAAAAGGTTTCTGGAAACAGCCGCCCCTCATCTGGGACGTCAACCCTAAACAGGTTCGGATTCTCAACCCCTTCTTTATGGAGATTGCAGCAGACAAGCTCCTGAGTCTGCCTATTCAGCAACAGGCACGGAAGGTCAAGCAG AAGCCAACTACAGGTCTGCTAGCCATCACCTTGGCGCTACACCTCTGCGACTTAGTGCACATCGCTGGCTTTGGCTACCCCGATGCCTACAACAAGAAGCAGACCATCCACTACTACGAACAGATCACACTTAAGTCTATGGCG GGTTCAGGGCACAATGTCTCCCAAGAGGCCCTAGCCATCAAGCGGATGCTAGAGATGGGAGCTGTCAAGAACCTCACGTACTTCTGA
- the St3gal4 gene encoding CMP-N-acetylneuraminate-beta-galactosamide-alpha-2,3-sialyltransferase 4 isoform X2 — protein MTSKSRWKFLAMLALVLVVVMVWYSISREDKYFELFYFPISEKKEPCFQGEAERQASKIFGNRSREQPIFLQLKDYFWVKTPSAYELPFGTKGSEDLLLRVLAITSYAIPDSIQSLECRRCVVVGNGHRLRNSSLGSVINKYDVVIRLNNAPVAGYEGDVGSKTTIRLFYPESAHFDPKIENNPDTLLVLVAFKAMDFHWIETILSDKKRVRKGFWKQPPLIWDVNPKQVRILNPFFMEIAADKLLSLPIQQQARKVKQKPTTGLLAITLALHLCDLVHIAGFGYPDAYNKKQTIHYYEQITLKSMAGSGHNVSQEALAIKRMLEMGAVKNLTYF, from the exons ATGACCAGCAAGTCCC GCTGGAAGTTTCTGGCCATGCTGGCTCTGGTCcttgtcgtggtcatggtgtgGTACTCCATCTCCCGAGAAGATAAGTACTTTGAACT cttTTATTTCCccatctcagagaagaaagagccGTGCTTCCAGggtgaggcagagaggcaggcctCTAAGATTTTTGGCAA CCGTTCTAGGGAACAGCCCATCTTCCTGCAGCTGAAGGATTATTTCTGGGTAAAGACACCATCTGCCTATGAATTGCCCTTTGGTACCAAAGGGAGTG AAGACCTTCTTCTCCGGGTGTTGGCCATTACTAGCTATGCCATACCTGACAGCATACAGAG CCTTGAGTGTCGTCGCTGTGTTGTGGTGGGAAATGGGCACCGATTGCGGAACAGCTCACTGGGAAGTGTCATCAACAAGTATGATGTGGTAATCAG ATTGAACAATGCTCCTGTGGCTGGTTACGAGGGAGATGTGGGCTCCAAGACCACCATACGTCTCTTCTACCCTGAGTCGGCCCACTTTGaccccaaaatagaaaacaacccAGACACGCTCTTGGTCCTGGTAGCTTTCAAGGCAATGGACTTCCACTGGATTGAGACCATCTTGAGTGATAAGAAGCGG GTACGAAAAGGTTTCTGGAAACAGCCGCCCCTCATCTGGGACGTCAACCCTAAACAGGTTCGGATTCTCAACCCCTTCTTTATGGAGATTGCAGCAGACAAGCTCCTGAGTCTGCCTATTCAGCAACAGGCACGGAAGGTCAAGCAG AAGCCAACTACAGGTCTGCTAGCCATCACCTTGGCGCTACACCTCTGCGACTTAGTGCACATCGCTGGCTTTGGCTACCCCGATGCCTACAACAAGAAGCAGACCATCCACTACTACGAACAGATCACACTTAAGTCTATGGCG GGTTCAGGGCACAATGTCTCCCAAGAGGCCCTAGCCATCAAGCGGATGCTAGAGATGGGAGCTGTCAAGAACCTCACGTACTTCTGA